The Metabacillus litoralis genome contains a region encoding:
- a CDS encoding halocarboxylic acid dehydrogenase DehI family protein: MKSDKYGVPEIFEENVNGNLAYLYQDIQYVLKVPIVNFIFRTTALYEAFLKLAWSQVRPSMLTSNMENAASELRNPKLGVEMPTINWSNHYDQATIERIKKIIFTFNYVNSKLLIIASAWSESLSNRTIHGGNQIHGYIQPGILPSLPKINLIKIESAPKEVKGLLLDIAKTHHTYDVASDYRALGRYPEFLRRSWIHLKEFIGTDSYQLLSTQLKKQSIDLAHQMPFPVTINRSLLSQFYSRKEIAGIMGVISMFQQFLPPLIIDGEFFRMMLNGKRA; this comes from the coding sequence ATGAAAAGTGACAAATATGGAGTACCTGAAATTTTTGAAGAGAACGTAAACGGAAATTTAGCTTATTTGTATCAGGATATTCAATATGTACTTAAGGTACCAATTGTAAATTTTATATTTAGAACAACTGCGCTTTATGAAGCATTTTTAAAACTAGCCTGGAGTCAAGTGCGCCCAAGCATGCTAACATCAAATATGGAAAATGCAGCTTCAGAATTAAGAAATCCAAAGCTTGGTGTTGAGATGCCTACCATTAATTGGTCAAATCATTACGACCAAGCTACCATCGAAAGAATAAAAAAGATTATTTTTACATTTAATTATGTGAATAGTAAATTATTAATCATTGCATCTGCTTGGTCAGAAAGTTTATCCAATAGAACAATCCACGGAGGAAATCAAATACATGGGTATATTCAACCGGGAATCTTGCCTAGTCTTCCGAAGATTAATCTCATAAAGATAGAAAGTGCGCCTAAAGAAGTGAAAGGTCTTTTATTAGATATAGCAAAAACTCACCATACATACGATGTAGCTAGTGATTACCGGGCATTAGGGAGATATCCTGAATTTTTAAGAAGGAGCTGGATTCACTTAAAGGAGTTTATAGGGACAGATTCCTATCAGCTATTATCAACGCAACTTAAGAAACAATCAATTGATCTTGCACATCAAATGCCCTTCCCAGTTACAATAAATAGATCTCTACTATCACAATTTTATTCTCGAAAAGAAATAGCTGGGATTATGGGGGTTATTTCCATGTTTCAGCAATTCCTTCCGCCACTGATCATAGATGGTGAATTTTTTAGAATGATGCTAAATGGAAAAAGAGCTTGA
- a CDS encoding MEDS domain-containing protein has protein sequence MIKNMAEFTYKLNENGGGHILYFTEKLDDYVQNAVEFIISGIKNNEYVLFVENEPINLLVSQKLENILGADEIKRVHQISNFDFYCSTGNFHTVTILNYFFNTLDPYFDQNLKIRCWGHVEWPTQKHINSTLKEFEFEVDRLMPEMDIIGVCAYNLDRLTKEVQKALMECHGYLMTDNEIMKLVDEADGIKKIF, from the coding sequence ATGATAAAAAACATGGCTGAATTTACATATAAATTAAATGAAAATGGTGGAGGCCACATTTTGTATTTTACGGAGAAATTGGATGATTATGTTCAAAACGCTGTTGAATTTATAATTAGTGGTATAAAAAACAATGAATATGTGTTGTTTGTTGAAAATGAGCCTATTAATCTTTTAGTATCACAAAAACTAGAAAATATTCTAGGAGCAGATGAAATAAAGAGAGTCCACCAAATTAGTAATTTTGATTTCTACTGTTCCACAGGTAATTTCCATACAGTAACAATTCTAAACTACTTTTTTAACACATTAGATCCCTATTTTGATCAAAATTTAAAAATAAGATGTTGGGGGCATGTGGAATGGCCGACTCAAAAACATATTAATAGTACATTGAAAGAATTTGAATTTGAAGTAGACAGGTTAATGCCGGAAATGGATATAATTGGTGTTTGTGCATATAATTTAGACCGATTAACGAAAGAGGTCCAAAAAGCTTTAATGGAGTGTCACGGGTACTTAATGACGGATAATGAAATAATGAAACTAGTTGATGAAGCTGATGGAATAAAGAAAATATTTTAA
- the mscL gene encoding large conductance mechanosensitive channel protein MscL: MLKQFLQFAIRGNAIDLAVGVIIGTAFGKIVSSLVDDLVMPVLGVLLGGISLKDFSLPFGASVIQYGSFIQTVLEFLIITYSIFFFVQLFYKLRKIDNDKPFGQTKTNTELLLEEIRDLLKEKKDDE, translated from the coding sequence ATGCTAAAACAATTTCTACAATTCGCCATAAGAGGGAATGCAATTGACCTAGCAGTAGGTGTAATTATCGGAACAGCTTTTGGAAAAATCGTTAGCTCATTAGTTGATGATCTTGTCATGCCAGTACTAGGTGTACTTTTAGGCGGCATAAGTTTGAAAGATTTCTCTTTACCTTTTGGAGCATCAGTTATTCAATATGGGTCATTCATACAAACTGTTCTAGAATTTTTAATCATTACGTATAGTATTTTCTTCTTCGTCCAACTATTTTATAAGCTCCGGAAAATAGATAACGACAAGCCCTTTGGTCAAACTAAAACAAACACTGAACTTCTACTGGAAGAAATACGTGATTTGCTAAAAGAAAAAAAGGATGACGAATAA
- a CDS encoding methyl-accepting chemotaxis protein, whose amino-acid sequence MKIRNVFKNNVLKGFDRNLTIRKKLIIAFACILLVPSLAIGFISYQSAKSELQDSMLQTAKESVQLIDSSMNSQLIPIEKDIEYFAQTAKTANAKIDIEEISKIKLKFNQYIETKPGAQAIYIGTDTGEMIVSPKIQLPDDYDPRDRPWYTLAMENKGEIVITDPYIDANTNETSVTFAKVLNDGSGVVAVDVNLNVLKDMISVVKVGEEGYVTIVDKTQTYLIHPSKQGEKVTGDWVGKLFKSNTGEFSYTIDGKAKEMDFITNELTGWKIAGTMYTSEISEAAKGIFLKTLAVVLVSSILGAIVIFVIIRSILQPIRILVASSEKIANGDLAVDINITSNDEVGQLSKSFNKMVENLRAVVVSLQTASERVSSSSEELIASADQSTAGTKQVTEAIQQVASGAESQTQKIDANNAALDEVLQGILRISSSSSNVSDLAQATVSEAEVGGKFVKDSLEQMKFIHASVTESNQVIQSLSNRSQEIGKILDAISEIANQTNLLALNAAIEAARAGEHGKGFAVVADEVRKLAEQSQQSAGQISTLISSIQQDTNHSVQVMSEVSKNAEQGLTISTETSEKFDSILNRMNTMTPQIEEVSATVQQITAAIQEVTASANELAIIAKESSATSEEVAATTEQQLASMEEITAASKALTGMAEELQSIIDRFKV is encoded by the coding sequence ATGAAAATCCGTAATGTTTTTAAGAATAATGTATTAAAAGGTTTTGACAGAAACCTCACGATTAGAAAAAAATTAATCATTGCCTTTGCATGTATTTTACTTGTACCAAGTCTTGCTATAGGATTTATTTCTTATCAATCTGCAAAATCTGAATTACAAGATAGCATGCTTCAAACAGCTAAGGAAAGTGTGCAACTAATTGATTCCTCTATGAATTCACAGCTAATTCCTATAGAAAAGGACATTGAATATTTTGCTCAGACAGCAAAAACGGCTAATGCAAAAATTGATATCGAGGAAATTTCGAAAATTAAATTGAAATTTAATCAATATATTGAAACAAAACCAGGAGCACAAGCGATTTATATTGGAACAGATACGGGTGAAATGATTGTTTCGCCGAAAATTCAACTTCCTGATGATTATGACCCACGTGATCGCCCTTGGTATACATTAGCAATGGAGAATAAAGGAGAAATTGTTATAACAGATCCGTATATTGATGCTAATACAAATGAAACATCAGTTACATTTGCTAAAGTTCTAAATGATGGTTCAGGTGTAGTGGCAGTTGATGTGAACTTAAATGTACTAAAAGATATGATAAGTGTAGTGAAGGTTGGGGAAGAGGGCTATGTAACAATTGTTGATAAAACTCAAACTTACTTAATTCATCCTTCTAAGCAAGGTGAAAAGGTAACGGGTGATTGGGTAGGAAAATTATTTAAGAGTAATACTGGTGAATTTTCTTATACTATAGATGGTAAAGCGAAGGAAATGGATTTTATTACAAATGAATTAACAGGCTGGAAAATTGCTGGTACGATGTATACTAGTGAAATCTCAGAAGCCGCTAAAGGAATCTTTTTAAAAACATTAGCTGTAGTACTAGTATCATCTATTCTCGGAGCAATCGTTATTTTTGTTATTATACGTTCTATTTTACAACCAATTCGTATTTTAGTTGCTTCTTCAGAAAAAATTGCTAATGGAGATTTAGCGGTTGATATTAACATAACTTCTAATGATGAAGTAGGACAATTGTCCAAGAGCTTTAACAAAATGGTCGAAAATTTACGTGCAGTGGTTGTAAGTCTTCAAACAGCATCAGAAAGGGTGAGTTCCTCTTCTGAAGAGTTGATTGCTAGTGCAGATCAATCGACTGCTGGAACTAAACAAGTAACAGAAGCAATCCAACAGGTAGCTAGTGGAGCCGAAAGCCAAACACAGAAAATTGATGCAAATAATGCTGCATTAGATGAAGTACTACAAGGAATTCTAAGAATTTCGTCTAGCTCATCAAATGTTTCTGATTTAGCACAAGCAACTGTAAGTGAGGCAGAAGTTGGAGGGAAATTTGTAAAGGATAGCTTGGAGCAAATGAAGTTTATTCATGCCTCCGTGACAGAATCAAATCAGGTCATTCAATCTTTATCCAACAGATCACAGGAAATTGGAAAGATCCTAGATGCTATTTCTGAAATTGCTAATCAAACAAATTTACTTGCATTAAATGCCGCAATTGAGGCAGCGAGAGCTGGTGAACATGGAAAAGGATTTGCAGTAGTAGCAGATGAAGTGCGCAAATTAGCAGAACAATCTCAACAATCAGCTGGTCAGATTTCTACACTAATTTCATCTATACAACAAGACACAAACCATTCCGTACAGGTAATGAGCGAAGTATCTAAAAATGCAGAGCAGGGATTAACAATATCAACAGAAACATCTGAGAAATTTGATTCGATATTGAATAGAATGAACACTATGACTCCACAAATTGAAGAAGTTTCAGCAACTGTACAGCAAATAACAGCTGCTATTCAAGAAGTTACAGCATCAGCCAATGAGCTTGCTATTATTGCAAAAGAAAGTTCAGCAACATCTGAAGAAGTAGCGGCTACAACAGAGCAACAACTTGCTTCAATGGAGGAAATTACAGCAGCCTCAAAAGCCTTAACTGGAATGGCTGAAGAACTACAATCAATTATTGATCGCTTTAAAGTATAA